One genomic window of Archaeoglobus neptunius includes the following:
- a CDS encoding ACT domain-containing protein — protein MWKKVAEKFENYPSQIAVAREFLRLGIAVRDGKAYCGDIELVPTKIADAIGVDRKVVLAAIQNIEGDDELRKVFSALKPVANIAEVARLLGFGVVEVYAESHKVGIVAGVSSALAREGISIRYILAEDPELSVESKLTIVTETKIPGRVVDEILRVDGVEKVLIS, from the coding sequence ATGTGGAAAAAAGTTGCTGAAAAGTTCGAAAATTATCCATCTCAAATTGCTGTAGCCAGAGAGTTTCTCAGACTGGGTATCGCCGTGAGAGACGGAAAGGCGTACTGCGGGGACATTGAGCTCGTACCAACAAAAATAGCCGATGCAATAGGAGTTGACAGAAAGGTCGTTCTGGCTGCCATCCAGAATATTGAGGGTGATGATGAATTAAGAAAGGTATTTTCAGCCTTGAAGCCTGTTGCAAACATAGCAGAGGTTGCGAGACTTCTGGGATTCGGAGTTGTTGAGGTTTATGCGGAAAGTCACAAGGTAGGGATAGTTGCAGGAGTGTCATCCGCACTTGCGAGGGAGGGGATTTCCATAAGATACATTCTTGCCGAGGATCCGGAGCTAAGTGTGGAGTCAAAACTGACCATTGTCACCGAGACCAAAATTCCCGGCAGGGTTGTCGATGAAATTCTCAGGGTTGACGGTGTGGAAAAGGTTCTGATTAGCTGA
- a CDS encoding NifB/NifX family molybdenum-iron cluster-binding protein has product MKVCIPTYRGGLDDYVCDHFGRAESFTIYDTETGEISVIRNTSEHFGGMGRPPELIKAAGADVVICSGMGARAIAMFRTFGIKVYMGASGTVKEAIDQFLAGKLLEADESMGCTH; this is encoded by the coding sequence ATGAAGGTGTGCATACCAACCTACAGAGGAGGACTGGACGACTACGTTTGCGATCATTTTGGCAGGGCGGAGAGTTTCACAATCTATGACACAGAAACAGGGGAGATATCAGTGATCAGGAATACAAGCGAGCACTTTGGCGGAATGGGGAGACCTCCAGAACTGATAAAGGCTGCTGGAGCTGATGTCGTAATCTGCAGTGGTATGGGTGCAAGGGCTATAGCCATGTTCAGAACTTTTGGAATAAAGGTATACATGGGTGCGAGCGGTACGGTTAAGGAGGCAATTGATCAGTTTTTGGCCGGAAAGCTTTTGGAAGCGGATGAATCCATGGGCTGCACTCACTGA